Part of the Streptomyces sp. NBC_01264 genome, TCCGACGTGGACCGCTGCCCCTCGCGTGGCCTTTTCGGTATCTCCTTCACTTCCCTTCCCGCCCGAGAGGTCCCTTTCCCATGGCCCGTCAGTCCCTCATATCGCGCCGCGTGGCCGCGGTCGCCGTCAGTGTCGTCCTGGCCGGGGGCGCCGCCGCCTGCGGGCCCAAGGACGGCGCGGACAAGGCATCCGCCGGTGACAAGCCGGGCGCCGCCGGGGCCGCCCCGCAGAAGGGCGGCACCCTGACCGTCCTCAACAACGAGCCGCAGACCGACTTCGACCCGGCCCGCCTGTACACCTCCGGCGGCGGCAACGTCCCCTCGCTCGTCTTCCGCACGCTCACCACCCGCAACCGCGAGGCGGGCCCGGCCGGCGCCAAGGTGGTGCCCGACCTGGCCACCGACCTCGGCAAGCCCAACGCCGACGCCACCGAGTGGACGTACACGCTCAAGGACGGGCTGAAGTACGAGGACGGCTCGCCCATCACCACCGCCGACATCAAGTACGGCATCGAGCGGTCCTTCGCCGCCGAGCTGTCGGGCGGAGCCCCGTACCTGCGCGACTGGCTGGTCGGCGGGGAGTCGTACGAGGGCCCGTACAAGGACGGCGGCAAGGGGCTCGACTCGATCGTCGTGCCCGACGCGAAGACGATCGTCTTCAAACTCCGCAAGCCCGAGGGGGAGTTCCCCTTCCTCGCGACGCAGACACAGTTCGCGCCCGTGCCCAAGGCCAAGGACACCGGGGTCAAGTACGAGGAGCACCCCGTCTCCTCCGGCCCGTACAAGGTCGTCAAGAACGACAACGACGGCGAACACCTCACCCTGGAGCGCAACGAGAACTGGGACGAGAAGACCGACGAGGAGCGCAAGGCCTACCCGGACAAGATCGACGTCCGCTCCGGGCTCGACGCGGCGGTCATCAACCAGCGCCTGTCCACCAGCTCCGGCGCCGACGCGGCCGCCGTCACCACCGACACCAACCTCGGACCGGCCGAACTCGCGCAGATCGGGGGCGACAAGCAGTTGAGCGCGCGCGTCGGCACCGGGCACTTCGGCTACGTCAACTACCTCGCCTTCAACCCGAAGGTCGCCCCCTTCGACAACCCGAAGGTCCGCCAGGCCATCTCCTACGCGATCAACCGCACCAGCGTGATCAACGCGGCCGGCGGATCCGCCCTCGCCGAGCCCGCCACCACCTTCCTGCCCGAGCAGGAGGCCTTCGGCTTCGCCCCGTACGACCACTTCCCGGCCGGCAAGACCGGAGACCCGGCCAAGGCCAAGGAGCTGCTGGCCGAGGCGGGCTACAAGGACGGGCTGACCATCACGCTCACCCACTCCAACGCCCAGAACCGGCAGACCAGCCCCGAGGTCGCCACCGCCGTGCAGCAGGGCCTCGCGGCCGCCGGGATCACCGTCAAGCTGGAGGGGCTGGAGAACAACGCCTTCAACGAGAAGCGCTGGGACGTCAAGAACACCCCCGGCTTCTTCCTCTCCCGCTGGGGCGCCGACTGGCCCTCCGGCGCCCCCTTCCTCGCGCCGATCTACGACGGCCGGCAGATCGTCACCAACGGCAGCAACTACAACCACGCCCAGCTCAACGACCCGGCCGTCAACGCCGAGATCGACGAGATCGCCAAGCTGACCGACCTCGCGGCGGCCGGCAAGCGCTGGGGCGCCCTCGACAAGAAGATCGGCGAGCAGGCGCTCGACGTACCGCTCTTCCACCCGGTCTACAAGCGGCTCGTCGGCAAGGACGTCAAGAACGTCGTCATCAGCGACTGGACCGGCGTCCTCGACATCTCGCAGGTCTCGGTCAAGTGACGCTCCTCGCCCAGCAGTCGGCGGCCGGGCCCGGGGTCAGCGCCCCGGGCCCGGCCGCCGACCGGCAGGTCTGGCGGCGGCTGCGGACCCGGCCCTCGGCCGTGGCCGCGGCCGCCGTCCTCGCGCTGCTCGTCCTGCTCGCCCTCACCGCGCCGCTGTTCGCCCACCTCACCGGCCAGGACCCGAACGCCTACCACGACGAGCTCGTCGACTCCGCGCGAGGGGGCGTCCCGCTCGGCTCCTTCGGCGGGATCTCCGGCGAGCACTGGCTCGGCGTCGAACCGGGCACCGGCCGCGACCTGTTCACCCGGCTGCTCTACGGGGCCCGGATCTCCCTGCTCGTCGCGCTCGGCGCCACCTTCGTCCAGATCCTCGTGGGCGTGGGCGTCGGACTCGCCGCCGCCCTCGGCGGCCGGTTCGCGGGCCAGGTCGTCAGCCGGTTCACCGACGTGATGATCGCCCTGCCCCTGCTGGTGATCGCCATCGCCCTCACCGCGATCGTCCCGGCCGGGTTCCCGCGGCCGCTGCTGCTGATCCTCGTCATCGGGCTGCTCGACTGGGGCGGCGTCGCCCGGATGGTGCGCGCCCAGACCCTCTCCCTCAAGGAGCTGGACTTCGTGGACGCCGCGCGGCTCTCCGGCAACGGCACCCTGCGGATCGCCCGCCGGGAGCTGCTGCCCTCGCTGGCCGCGCCCGTCATCACCCTCGCCGCGATCAAGGTGCCCACCGCCATGGTGGTCGAGGCCTCGCTGTCCTTCCTCGGGGTCGGCGTGAAACCGCCCACCCCCTCGTGGGGACAGATGCTGTCCAGCGCCCAGACCTGGTTCCGCGCCGACCCCACCTACGTCCTGCTCCCCGCCGGACTGCTCTTCGTCACCGTGCTCGCCTTCACGGTGCTCGGCGACGCCGTCCGTACGGCCCTCGACCCGCGCGAGGACTCGCGGCTGCGGGTCGGCACCAGAAAGGAGCGCAAGGCGTGACCCGCTTCGTGCTCAAACGGACCGGCGGCGCACTGCTCGTGCTGCTCACGCTGTCCGTCGTGATCTACGCCCTGTTCTACCTCGCCCCCGGCGACCCCGCCCGCCTCGCCTGCGGGGAGCGCTGCAACCCGGCGCAGATCGCCCAGGTGCGCGAACAGCTCGGGCTGAACGAGTCGGTGGTCGCGCAGTACCTGCACTTCCTCCAGGGACTGCTGGTGGGCCGGGACTCCTCCGGCGGCGCCGGGATCGTCCTGCACTGCGACGCGCCCTGCCTCGGATTCTCGTACCAGAACGACCAGCAGGTCACCGAGCTGCTGCTGGAGCGGCTCCCCGCGACCCTGTCGCTGGCGCTGGGCGCGCTGGTGATCTGGCTCGTGATCGGCGTCGGCACCGGACTGCTGTCCGCGCTGCGCCGCGGCGGGTTCACGGAGCGGGCACTGACCGTGCTCACCCTCGCCGCCACCGGCACCCCCGTCTTCATCCTCGGGCTGCTGCTGCTCATGGCCGTCTGCGCCTACCTCCAGTGGCTGCCCTTCCCGACCTACGTACCGCTCGGCGAGGACCCCGAGCAGTGGGCGTGGAACATGCTGCTGCCCTGGGTGACCCTCGGCTTCTTCGAGAGCGCCAAGTACGCCCGGCTGAGCCGCAGTTCCACCCTGGAGACGCTCGCCGAGGACCACATCCGCACCTTCCGCGCCTACGGGGTGGGGGAGCGGGCCATCGTGACCCGGCACGCCGTGCGGGGCGCGGTGGCCCCGGTGATCGCGCTCAGCGCCGTGGACTTCGGCACGATGGTCGGCGGCGCCGTGCTGACCGAGTCGCTGTTCGGGATCCCCGGACTCGGCAAGACCCTCATCGACGGCGTACGGGTGGTGGACCTGCCCGTGGTGGTGGGCGTCGTGCTCGCGATCGGCGCGGCCGTCGTGCTCGCGGGCGTCGTCGCGGACGTGCTGTACGCCGTCGCGGACCGAAGGGTGGTTCTGTCGTGACGCACGCTCCGCTGGTGGACGTCACCGGCCTCACCGTCGAGTTCCCGGTCGGCCGGCCGGGGGAGTACGTACGGGCCGTCGACGGGGTGTCCTTCACCCTGGAGCCCGGCCGTGCGCTGGGCATCGTGGGGGAGTCGGGAAGCGGCAAGTCGACTGTCGCGGCAGCTCTGTTGGGGCTGCACCATGGGACCGGCGTGCGGCTCGGCGGCACCGTCCGGGTCGGCGGCACCGACGTGGGCACGGCCTCGGCGGGGCAGCTGAGGGAGCTGCGCGGGGCCGTCGCCGCGATGGTCTTCCAGGACCCGCTGAGCTCCCTGGACCCGTACTACGCCATCGGTGACCAGATCGCCGAGGTG contains:
- a CDS encoding ABC transporter substrate-binding protein; this translates as MARQSLISRRVAAVAVSVVLAGGAAACGPKDGADKASAGDKPGAAGAAPQKGGTLTVLNNEPQTDFDPARLYTSGGGNVPSLVFRTLTTRNREAGPAGAKVVPDLATDLGKPNADATEWTYTLKDGLKYEDGSPITTADIKYGIERSFAAELSGGAPYLRDWLVGGESYEGPYKDGGKGLDSIVVPDAKTIVFKLRKPEGEFPFLATQTQFAPVPKAKDTGVKYEEHPVSSGPYKVVKNDNDGEHLTLERNENWDEKTDEERKAYPDKIDVRSGLDAAVINQRLSTSSGADAAAVTTDTNLGPAELAQIGGDKQLSARVGTGHFGYVNYLAFNPKVAPFDNPKVRQAISYAINRTSVINAAGGSALAEPATTFLPEQEAFGFAPYDHFPAGKTGDPAKAKELLAEAGYKDGLTITLTHSNAQNRQTSPEVATAVQQGLAAAGITVKLEGLENNAFNEKRWDVKNTPGFFLSRWGADWPSGAPFLAPIYDGRQIVTNGSNYNHAQLNDPAVNAEIDEIAKLTDLAAAGKRWGALDKKIGEQALDVPLFHPVYKRLVGKDVKNVVISDWTGVLDISQVSVK
- a CDS encoding ABC transporter permease, whose amino-acid sequence is MTLLAQQSAAGPGVSAPGPAADRQVWRRLRTRPSAVAAAAVLALLVLLALTAPLFAHLTGQDPNAYHDELVDSARGGVPLGSFGGISGEHWLGVEPGTGRDLFTRLLYGARISLLVALGATFVQILVGVGVGLAAALGGRFAGQVVSRFTDVMIALPLLVIAIALTAIVPAGFPRPLLLILVIGLLDWGGVARMVRAQTLSLKELDFVDAARLSGNGTLRIARRELLPSLAAPVITLAAIKVPTAMVVEASLSFLGVGVKPPTPSWGQMLSSAQTWFRADPTYVLLPAGLLFVTVLAFTVLGDAVRTALDPREDSRLRVGTRKERKA
- a CDS encoding ABC transporter permease; the protein is MTRFVLKRTGGALLVLLTLSVVIYALFYLAPGDPARLACGERCNPAQIAQVREQLGLNESVVAQYLHFLQGLLVGRDSSGGAGIVLHCDAPCLGFSYQNDQQVTELLLERLPATLSLALGALVIWLVIGVGTGLLSALRRGGFTERALTVLTLAATGTPVFILGLLLLMAVCAYLQWLPFPTYVPLGEDPEQWAWNMLLPWVTLGFFESAKYARLSRSSTLETLAEDHIRTFRAYGVGERAIVTRHAVRGAVAPVIALSAVDFGTMVGGAVLTESLFGIPGLGKTLIDGVRVVDLPVVVGVVLAIGAAVVLAGVVADVLYAVADRRVVLS